The Kitasatospora setae KM-6054 genome contains a region encoding:
- a CDS encoding bifunctional metallophosphatase/5'-nucleotidase, with protein MSLNRRDFVTRSAATAAGAALAGGLTAAAATPAAAADLDRDDARGRGPVPFKATFTVMGTTDLHGHVLNWEYFTDSEYDDKAHNDVGLAKISTLVEQVRQEKGRGRTLLIDAGDTIQGTQLSYYFARVEPITGKKAPRHPMAAAMNAIGYDAAALGNHEFNYGIPLLRAYQDQLDFPLLGANAVHVKSEKPAFPPYVIRELRLGHGRPIRVGVLGLTNPGIAIWDKANVQGQLAFPGIPEIAAKWVPKVRAAGADVVVITAHTGVDGGSSWGDQLPYAENAGAEIAATVPGVDAILVGHAHKEIPQRIVVNQQTGRNVVLSEPALWGERLTCFDFEVEYARGQWTVTGVSARLLNSNTVAEDPKIVKLVADQHKKVVAYVNQVIGSCKESLSIADARFKDTPIIDLIGKVQADAVRDALAGGPYAGLPVLAQAAPFNRTAVIPAGEVKLRDAAGLYIYENTLEARILTGAQLKDYLEYSAKYYARLAPGDVVNPDTLTNQANNTPDYNYDSIYGLSYDIDIAQPVGSRITKLSYQGAPLDPAAEFVLAVNNYRASGGGNFPHVAAARQVWANSDEIRNTMIAWVKAKGVIDPADFYGKSTWRLVRAGVPVF; from the coding sequence ATGTCCCTGAACCGCCGTGACTTCGTCACCCGCTCCGCCGCCACCGCGGCCGGGGCCGCCCTGGCCGGCGGCCTGACCGCCGCCGCGGCCACCCCCGCCGCCGCCGCGGACCTCGACCGGGACGACGCCCGCGGCCGGGGCCCCGTCCCGTTCAAGGCCACCTTCACCGTGATGGGCACCACCGACCTGCACGGCCACGTCCTCAACTGGGAGTACTTCACCGACTCCGAGTACGACGACAAGGCGCACAACGACGTCGGCCTGGCCAAGATCTCCACCCTGGTCGAGCAGGTCCGGCAGGAGAAGGGCCGCGGCCGGACCCTGCTGATCGACGCCGGCGACACCATCCAGGGCACCCAGCTCTCGTACTACTTCGCCCGGGTCGAGCCGATCACCGGCAAGAAGGCGCCGCGCCACCCGATGGCCGCCGCGATGAACGCCATCGGCTACGACGCCGCCGCGCTCGGCAACCACGAGTTCAACTACGGCATCCCGCTGCTGCGCGCCTACCAGGACCAGCTGGACTTCCCGCTGCTGGGCGCCAACGCGGTGCACGTCAAGAGCGAGAAGCCGGCCTTCCCGCCGTACGTCATCCGCGAGCTGCGGCTCGGCCACGGCCGCCCGATCCGGGTCGGCGTCCTCGGCCTGACCAACCCCGGCATCGCGATCTGGGACAAGGCCAACGTGCAGGGCCAGCTGGCCTTCCCCGGCATCCCGGAGATCGCCGCGAAGTGGGTCCCGAAGGTCCGCGCGGCCGGCGCCGACGTGGTCGTGATCACCGCGCACACCGGCGTGGACGGCGGCTCCTCCTGGGGCGACCAGCTCCCGTACGCGGAGAACGCGGGCGCCGAGATCGCCGCGACCGTCCCCGGCGTCGACGCGATCCTGGTCGGCCACGCCCACAAGGAGATCCCGCAGCGGATCGTGGTCAACCAGCAGACCGGCCGGAACGTCGTGCTCTCCGAACCCGCGCTCTGGGGCGAGCGGCTGACCTGCTTCGACTTCGAGGTCGAGTACGCCCGCGGCCAGTGGACCGTCACCGGCGTCAGCGCGCGGCTGCTGAACTCCAACACCGTCGCCGAGGACCCGAAGATCGTCAAGCTGGTCGCCGACCAGCACAAGAAGGTCGTCGCCTACGTCAACCAGGTCATCGGCAGCTGCAAGGAGAGCCTCTCCATCGCCGACGCCCGGTTCAAGGACACCCCGATCATCGACCTGATCGGCAAGGTCCAGGCCGACGCCGTCCGGGACGCGCTGGCCGGCGGCCCGTACGCGGGCCTGCCGGTGCTGGCCCAGGCCGCGCCGTTCAACCGCACCGCGGTCATCCCGGCCGGCGAGGTCAAGCTGCGCGACGCGGCCGGCCTCTACATCTACGAGAACACCCTGGAGGCCCGGATCCTGACCGGCGCCCAGCTCAAGGACTACCTGGAGTACTCCGCCAAGTACTACGCCCGGCTCGCCCCCGGCGACGTGGTCAACCCGGACACCCTGACCAACCAGGCCAACAACACCCCCGACTACAACTACGACTCGATCTACGGCCTGTCGTACGACATCGACATCGCGCAGCCGGTCGGCAGCCGGATCACCAAGCTGTCGTACCAGGGCGCGCCGCTCGACCCGGCCGCCGAGTTCGTCCTCGCGGTCAACAACTACCGCGCCAGCGGCGGCGGCAACTTCCCGCACGTGGCGGCCGCCCGGCAGGTGTGGGCGAACTCCGACGAGATCCGCAACACCATGATCGCTTGGGTGAAGGCCAAGGGCGTCATCGACCCGGCCGACTTCTACGGCAAGAGCACCTGGCGCCTGGTCCGGGCCGGCGTCCCGGTCTTCTAG
- a CDS encoding GNAT family N-acetyltransferase, with translation MLLLTTDRLVLRPWEPADRDRAYDIYSRWEVARWLGSTPRALADPAEADDLIARFRGRSSPDGRRGVWAAELRDTGVIAGTVILIPIPDGDGEVEVGWHFHPDSWGRGYATEAARAVLDHAALPEVHALTRPDNTPSQAVCRRLGMTPLGRTDRWYGTELEVFRLTR, from the coding sequence GTGCTCTTGCTCACCACCGACCGCCTCGTGCTGCGCCCCTGGGAGCCGGCCGACCGCGACCGCGCCTACGACATCTACTCCCGCTGGGAGGTCGCCCGCTGGCTCGGCAGCACCCCGCGCGCCCTCGCCGACCCGGCCGAGGCCGACGACCTGATCGCCCGCTTCCGGGGGCGCAGCTCCCCGGACGGCCGCCGCGGCGTCTGGGCCGCCGAGCTCCGCGACACCGGCGTCATCGCCGGGACGGTCATCCTGATCCCGATCCCGGACGGCGACGGCGAGGTCGAGGTCGGCTGGCACTTCCACCCGGACAGCTGGGGCCGCGGCTACGCCACCGAGGCCGCCCGCGCCGTCCTCGACCACGCGGCCCTCCCCGAGGTCCACGCGCTCACCCGCCCCGACAACACCCCGTCGCAGGCGGTCTGCCGCCGCCTCGGCATGACTCCCCTGGGCCGCACCGACCGCTGGTACGGCACCGAGCTGGAGGTCTTCCGGCTCACCCGCTGA
- the pyk gene encoding pyruvate kinase, which yields MRRAKIVCTLGPAADSYDQIKALVDAGMDIARLNLSHGSHAEHEDRYHRVRKAADETGRSVGVLADLQGPKIRLATFADGPVLLERGDEFTITVDDVPGDREICGTTYKGLAADVSRGERILVDDGRVCLEVTHVEGPRVHCIVIEGGLVSDHKGLNLPGVAVSVPALSDKDVEDLRWALRTGADIIALSFVRSGKDVEEVHRIMAEEGRRIPVIAKIEKPQAVENLESIVDAFDGIMVARGDLGVELPLEQVPIVQKRAVKLAKRNAKPVIVATQMLDSMINASRPTRAEASDVANAVLDGTDAVMLSGETSVGKYPVETVKTMARIVEAAEEEILAGGLPELTANSKPRTQGGAVARAAAEIGDFLDAKYLIAFTQSGDTARRLTRYRSPIPVLAFTYEPAVRSQLALTWGVETFLGPFVTTTDELVAQVDSALLSLGRCKRGDIVIITAGSPPGLAGSTNLVRVHHIGELDN from the coding sequence ATGCGCCGAGCAAAAATCGTTTGTACTCTCGGGCCCGCCGCGGATTCGTACGACCAGATCAAGGCCCTGGTCGACGCCGGCATGGACATCGCCCGCCTGAACCTCAGCCACGGCTCCCACGCGGAGCACGAGGACCGCTACCACCGCGTCCGCAAGGCCGCGGACGAGACCGGCCGCAGCGTCGGTGTGCTGGCCGACCTCCAGGGCCCCAAGATCCGCCTCGCCACCTTCGCCGACGGGCCCGTCCTGCTGGAGCGCGGGGACGAGTTCACCATCACCGTCGACGACGTCCCGGGCGACCGGGAGATCTGCGGCACCACGTACAAGGGCCTGGCCGCGGACGTCTCGCGCGGCGAGCGGATCCTGGTCGACGACGGCCGGGTCTGCCTGGAGGTCACCCACGTCGAGGGCCCCCGGGTGCACTGCATCGTGATCGAGGGCGGCCTCGTCTCCGACCACAAGGGCCTCAACCTCCCCGGCGTCGCCGTCTCGGTGCCCGCGCTCTCCGACAAGGACGTCGAAGACCTGCGCTGGGCCCTGCGGACCGGTGCCGACATCATCGCGCTGTCGTTCGTGCGCAGCGGGAAGGACGTCGAGGAGGTGCACCGGATCATGGCCGAGGAGGGCCGGCGGATCCCGGTCATCGCCAAGATCGAGAAGCCGCAGGCGGTGGAGAACCTGGAGTCCATCGTGGACGCCTTCGACGGCATCATGGTCGCCCGCGGCGACCTGGGCGTCGAACTCCCGCTGGAGCAGGTGCCGATCGTCCAGAAGCGGGCGGTCAAGCTGGCCAAGCGCAACGCCAAGCCGGTGATCGTCGCGACCCAGATGCTGGACTCGATGATCAACGCCTCCCGGCCCACCCGGGCCGAGGCGTCCGACGTCGCCAACGCGGTGCTGGACGGCACCGACGCGGTGATGCTCTCCGGCGAGACCTCGGTCGGCAAGTACCCGGTCGAGACCGTCAAGACCATGGCCCGGATCGTCGAGGCCGCCGAGGAGGAGATCCTCGCCGGCGGCCTGCCCGAACTCACCGCCAACAGCAAGCCCCGCACCCAGGGCGGCGCGGTGGCCCGGGCCGCCGCCGAGATCGGCGACTTCCTGGACGCCAAGTACCTGATCGCGTTCACCCAGAGCGGCGACACCGCCCGCCGGCTGACCCGCTACCGCTCCCCGATCCCGGTCCTCGCCTTCACCTACGAGCCCGCCGTCCGCAGCCAGTTGGCCCTCACCTGGGGCGTGGAGACCTTCCTCGGCCCGTTCGTCACCACCACCGACGAACTCGTCGCCCAGGTCGACTCCGCCCTGCTCAGCCTCGGCCGCTGCAAGCGCGGCGACATCGTGATCATCACCGCCGGCTCCCCGCCCGGCCTGGCCGGCTCCACCAACCTGGTGCGGGTCCACCACATCGGCGAACTCGACAACTGA
- a CDS encoding aldehyde dehydrogenase family protein produces the protein MSLIAELAQQYIDGQWRPGTGSWDIVDLDPYSGEKLASYTVATVEEVDLAYRAAERAQPAWAAASPYERRLVFERALRVVEEREAEILQVMTVELGGTLMKSGFELSLVKDMLREAGSLALRAEGRILPSPVPGKENRLYRLPVGVVGVISPFNAPVFLSLKAVAPALALGNAVVLKPHQDAPVAGGTLIARIFEEAGLPAGLLNVVLTDIAEIGDAFIEHPVPKVIAFTGSDTVGRHVAAVAAAHLKRTVLELGGNSALVVLDDADVDYAVDAAVASRFVHQGQICMAANRILVDRALFAEFGEKFTAKVASLSVGDPGDPATQLGPLINSAQAEHITAEVDRVLAAGARALLHGATVGTLVRPTVLTDIPAEDPILRREVFGPVALLIPFDGEEEAVRIANDTPFGLSGAVHTADVERGVRFAQRIDTGMIHVNDGTIADEPLVPFGGEKGSGGGRLNGDASLDAFTTVKWISIQHGRSRFPF, from the coding sequence ATGTCCTTGATCGCGGAACTCGCCCAGCAGTACATCGACGGCCAGTGGCGGCCGGGCACCGGCTCCTGGGACATCGTCGACCTCGATCCCTACAGCGGGGAGAAGCTCGCCTCCTACACGGTCGCCACCGTCGAGGAGGTCGACCTGGCCTACCGCGCCGCCGAACGCGCCCAGCCCGCCTGGGCCGCCGCCAGCCCGTACGAGCGGCGGCTGGTCTTCGAGCGCGCGCTGCGGGTGGTCGAGGAGCGCGAGGCGGAGATCCTCCAGGTGATGACCGTCGAGCTCGGCGGCACCCTGATGAAGTCCGGCTTCGAACTCTCCCTGGTCAAGGACATGCTGCGGGAGGCCGGTTCGCTCGCGCTGCGCGCCGAGGGCCGGATCCTGCCCTCGCCGGTGCCCGGCAAGGAGAACCGGCTCTACCGCCTCCCGGTCGGCGTGGTCGGCGTGATCAGCCCGTTCAACGCCCCGGTCTTCCTCTCGCTGAAGGCCGTCGCCCCCGCGCTCGCCCTCGGCAACGCCGTCGTCCTCAAGCCGCACCAGGACGCCCCGGTGGCCGGCGGCACCCTGATCGCCCGGATCTTCGAGGAGGCCGGGCTGCCCGCCGGCCTGCTGAACGTCGTCCTCACCGACATCGCCGAGATCGGCGACGCGTTCATCGAGCACCCGGTGCCCAAGGTGATCGCCTTCACCGGCTCCGACACCGTCGGCCGGCACGTCGCCGCCGTCGCCGCCGCGCACCTCAAGCGCACCGTCCTCGAACTCGGCGGCAACAGCGCGCTGGTCGTCCTCGACGACGCCGACGTCGACTACGCGGTGGACGCCGCCGTCGCCAGCCGCTTCGTCCACCAGGGCCAGATCTGCATGGCCGCCAACCGGATCCTGGTCGACCGGGCGCTGTTCGCCGAGTTCGGCGAGAAGTTCACCGCCAAGGTCGCCTCGCTCTCCGTCGGCGACCCCGGCGACCCCGCCACCCAGCTCGGCCCGCTGATCAACTCCGCCCAGGCCGAGCACATCACCGCCGAGGTCGACCGCGTGCTGGCGGCCGGCGCCCGGGCCCTGCTGCACGGCGCCACCGTCGGCACCCTGGTCCGCCCGACCGTCCTCACCGACATCCCGGCCGAGGACCCGATCCTGCGCCGCGAGGTCTTCGGGCCGGTCGCGCTGCTGATCCCCTTCGACGGCGAGGAGGAGGCCGTCCGGATCGCCAACGACACCCCGTTCGGCCTCTCCGGCGCGGTCCACACCGCGGACGTCGAGCGCGGCGTGCGGTTCGCGCAGCGGATCGACACCGGCATGATCCACGTCAACGACGGGACGATCGCGGACGAGCCGCTGGTGCCGTTCGGCGGCGAGAAGGGCTCCGGCGGCGGGCGGCTCAACGGCGACGCCAGCCTGGACGCGTTCACCACCGTCAAGTGGATCTCGATCCAGCACGGGCGGTCGCGCTTCCCGTTCTAG